One region of Bombus affinis isolate iyBomAffi1 chromosome 5, iyBomAffi1.2, whole genome shotgun sequence genomic DNA includes:
- the LOC126916247 gene encoding uncharacterized protein LOC126916247 isoform X1, with product MTRAAHKSEPCDSHEASSSRTIFQSTEEPQEMSNLESIIRSFEEGYLSPVKKEKAVDVYKQKNFVKKIVEAFEMKYKIYNDSKTVQKIPKSPKENISNVVSILESWKRRSRIVRKPSKKDSSHSKPNNRNDDESNGSALSSEKRIFHTSCDNNGLIRRRPEELENSKCSGKSKMILSAFGRKASGLELCSTFLRSSSDSSSPPNCITIADLSHSVKRFSADKTKTMNTVDPYMTLSKETTFTSDEPLPITSTLIDQSLKSEHNSTLPEISQVDKSPKVVGAFLKKPIDVENTFINWIPITGKRLPRKRSLKKLLCSLTSGKLVKRSLSEKNLNEEPREIQDSEYDERSCSSMSLTSLISITDVLRQQESSYFEFNGRCDLKTFKSKNKSNEEKGEASCDTYHSVKNQKKKQLLLTEMPRDDVKLDLGPSYPPPSQTNGFLSSLVGELVTKLPNHPCVSKIPKNPFVTLTKIGNLAEFNSSHMYSNSDASSSVIIKNDLYEVEFRRSCSDLPSSNIYSSSSSVTSHYDVPRRFLSKSDNEILRMRKSKSKLNRKEEPIYDIPKSQSIERPRSSIYDDVLSSERKGIYVEAKTNLNTRSLARCDLESHRAIAKPVDTRIYMNSQVQLYH from the exons ATGACGAGAGCCGCACACAAAAGCGAACCGTGCGACAGCCACGAGGCTAGTAGTTCACGGACAATTTTTCAATCGACGGAGGAACCTCAAGAAATGTCGAATCTGGAGAGCATTATTCGCAGTTTCGAGGAGGGTTATCTCTCGCCTGTGAAAAAGGAGAAAGCGGTCGACGTATACAAGCAGAAGAACTTCGTCAAGAAGATTGTCGAAGCTTTCGAAATGAAATACAAGATTTATAACGATTCGAAGACCGTGCAGAAGATTCCAAAAAGTccgaaagaaaatatttcgaacGTTGTTTCTATACTGGAATCGTGGAAAAGAAGATCCAGGATAGTCCGCAAACCTTCCAAAAAGGATTCCTCGCATTCGAAGCCGAATAATAGGAACGATGACGAATCTAACGGAAGTGCCTTGTCATCCGAGAAGAGAATTTTTCATACGTCGTGTGACAATAACGGACTTATTCGGAGAAGACCAGAAGAGTTAGAAAATTCGAAGTGCTCGGGCAAATCAAAGATGATCTTGTCTGCTTTCGGTCGCAAAGCTTCTGGTCTGGAGCTCTGTTCGACTTTCTTGCGTTCCAGTTCCGATTCCTCGAGTCCCCCTAATTGCATCACGATAGCAGATCTTTCCCACTCGGTGAAAAGGTTCTCTGCCGACAAGACGAAGACGATGAATACCGTCGATCCCTACATGACTTTATCGAAAGAAACTACTTTTACATCCGACGAGCCTCTTCCAATAACGAGTACCTTGATCGACCAGTCCCTGAAGAGCGAGCATAATTCGACGTTGCCAGAAATTTCACAGGTCGATAAATCTCCAAAGGTAGTCGGGGCATTTCTGAAAAAACCGATCGACGTCGAGAACACTTTTATCAATTGGATACCTATCACCGGAAAGAGGCTGCCGCGGAAGAGATCGCTCAAGAAGCTGCTCTGTTCGTTGACCAGCGGGAAGCTCGTCAAAAGGTCCTTGTCGGAAAAAAACTTGAACGAGGAACCGCGAGAAATCCAAGATTCCGAATACGACGAGAGATCTTGTTCCTCTATGTCTCTAACTTCTCTGATTTCCATCACGGACGTGCTACGTCAACAAGAAAGCAGCTATTTCGAATTTAACGGAAGATGCGACCTGAAAACTTTCAAATCGAAGAACAAATCGAACGAAGAAAAGGGCGAAGCTTCTTGCGATACGTATCATTCTGTAAA GAACCAGAAGAAAAAACAGCTGCTTTTAACGGAGATGCCACGCGATGACGTGAAGCTGGATCTTGGCCCATCCTATCCTCCTCCTTCCCAGACGAATGGATTCCTATCGTCTTTAGTTGGCGAACTTGTAACCAAGCTACCGAACCATCCGTGCGTATCAAAGATTCCGAAAAATCCGTTCGTTACCTTGACTAAGATAGGCAACTTGGCGGAATTTAACAGCTCTCACATGTATTCCAACAGCGATGCCTCGTCATCGGTGATCATCAAGAACGACCTGTACGAGGTGGAGTTTCGAAGAAGCTGCAGCGACCTTCCCTCGTCGAATATCTATAGCAGCTCTTCGTCCGTGACCAGCCACTACGACGTCCCCAGAAGATTCTTATCCAAGTCCGACAACGAAATACTACGGATGAGAAAGTCGAAGTCGAAGCTAAACAGGAAAGAGGAGCCAATTTACGACATTCCCAAGTCACAAAGTATCGAGAGACCTAGGTCCAGCATTTACGATGACGTTCTGTCGTCGGAGAGAAAGGGCATTTACGTAgaagctaaaaccaatctcaACACCCGTTCTCTGGCTCGATGTGACTTGGAATCTCACCGTGCCATCGCGAAGCCTGTCGATACTAGAATCTACATGAACTCCCAGGTGCAATTGTATCATTGA
- the LOC126916247 gene encoding uncharacterized protein LOC126916247 isoform X2 has translation MTRAAHKSEPCDSHEASSSRTIFQSTEEPQEMSNLESIIRSFEEGYLSPVKKEKAVDVYKQKNFVKKIVEAFEMKYKIYNDSKTVQKIPKSPKENISNVVSILESWKRRSRIVRKPSKKDSSHSKPNNRNDDESNGSALSSEKRIFHTSCDNNGLIRRRPEELENSKCSGKSKMILSAFGRKASGLELCSTFLRSSSDSSSPPNCITIADLSHSVKRFSADKTKTMNTVDPYMTLSKETTFTSDEPLPITSTLIDQSLKSEHNSTLPEISQVDKSPKVVGAFLKKPIDVENTFINWIPITGKRLPRKRSLKKLLCSLTSGKLVKRSLSEKNLNEEPREIQDSEYDERSCSSMSLTSLISITDVLRQQESSYFEFNGRCDLKTFKSKNKSNEEKGEASCDTYHSVKNQKKKQLLLTEMPRDDVKLDLGPSYPPPSQTNGFLSSLVGELVTKLPNHPDASSSVIIKNDLYEVEFRRSCSDLPSSNIYSSSSSVTSHYDVPRRFLSKSDNEILRMRKSKSKLNRKEEPIYDIPKSQSIERPRSSIYDDVLSSERKGIYVEAKTNLNTRSLARCDLESHRAIAKPVDTRIYMNSQVQLYH, from the exons ATGACGAGAGCCGCACACAAAAGCGAACCGTGCGACAGCCACGAGGCTAGTAGTTCACGGACAATTTTTCAATCGACGGAGGAACCTCAAGAAATGTCGAATCTGGAGAGCATTATTCGCAGTTTCGAGGAGGGTTATCTCTCGCCTGTGAAAAAGGAGAAAGCGGTCGACGTATACAAGCAGAAGAACTTCGTCAAGAAGATTGTCGAAGCTTTCGAAATGAAATACAAGATTTATAACGATTCGAAGACCGTGCAGAAGATTCCAAAAAGTccgaaagaaaatatttcgaacGTTGTTTCTATACTGGAATCGTGGAAAAGAAGATCCAGGATAGTCCGCAAACCTTCCAAAAAGGATTCCTCGCATTCGAAGCCGAATAATAGGAACGATGACGAATCTAACGGAAGTGCCTTGTCATCCGAGAAGAGAATTTTTCATACGTCGTGTGACAATAACGGACTTATTCGGAGAAGACCAGAAGAGTTAGAAAATTCGAAGTGCTCGGGCAAATCAAAGATGATCTTGTCTGCTTTCGGTCGCAAAGCTTCTGGTCTGGAGCTCTGTTCGACTTTCTTGCGTTCCAGTTCCGATTCCTCGAGTCCCCCTAATTGCATCACGATAGCAGATCTTTCCCACTCGGTGAAAAGGTTCTCTGCCGACAAGACGAAGACGATGAATACCGTCGATCCCTACATGACTTTATCGAAAGAAACTACTTTTACATCCGACGAGCCTCTTCCAATAACGAGTACCTTGATCGACCAGTCCCTGAAGAGCGAGCATAATTCGACGTTGCCAGAAATTTCACAGGTCGATAAATCTCCAAAGGTAGTCGGGGCATTTCTGAAAAAACCGATCGACGTCGAGAACACTTTTATCAATTGGATACCTATCACCGGAAAGAGGCTGCCGCGGAAGAGATCGCTCAAGAAGCTGCTCTGTTCGTTGACCAGCGGGAAGCTCGTCAAAAGGTCCTTGTCGGAAAAAAACTTGAACGAGGAACCGCGAGAAATCCAAGATTCCGAATACGACGAGAGATCTTGTTCCTCTATGTCTCTAACTTCTCTGATTTCCATCACGGACGTGCTACGTCAACAAGAAAGCAGCTATTTCGAATTTAACGGAAGATGCGACCTGAAAACTTTCAAATCGAAGAACAAATCGAACGAAGAAAAGGGCGAAGCTTCTTGCGATACGTATCATTCTGTAAA GAACCAGAAGAAAAAACAGCTGCTTTTAACGGAGATGCCACGCGATGACGTGAAGCTGGATCTTGGCCCATCCTATCCTCCTCCTTCCCAGACGAATGGATTCCTATCGTCTTTAGTTGGCGAACTTGTAACCAAGCTACCGAACCATCC CGATGCCTCGTCATCGGTGATCATCAAGAACGACCTGTACGAGGTGGAGTTTCGAAGAAGCTGCAGCGACCTTCCCTCGTCGAATATCTATAGCAGCTCTTCGTCCGTGACCAGCCACTACGACGTCCCCAGAAGATTCTTATCCAAGTCCGACAACGAAATACTACGGATGAGAAAGTCGAAGTCGAAGCTAAACAGGAAAGAGGAGCCAATTTACGACATTCCCAAGTCACAAAGTATCGAGAGACCTAGGTCCAGCATTTACGATGACGTTCTGTCGTCGGAGAGAAAGGGCATTTACGTAgaagctaaaaccaatctcaACACCCGTTCTCTGGCTCGATGTGACTTGGAATCTCACCGTGCCATCGCGAAGCCTGTCGATACTAGAATCTACATGAACTCCCAGGTGCAATTGTATCATTGA